CAAGGGCCCCAAAAGGTTGTTTTCAGCCCTCGAGCAAAGAGCGTTAGAACCATTGCAGAGTTATTAGGCCCTCGGGAGTATGAATGTCCCaaagaggtgcttccatcttccttAGTTAATAAAGTATGTGACACATCTAGGGCCCTTAATAGCGCAAGGGTTCCAAAGGAATGTCCCTTTGGCACTCGGATCAAGGGACATATCCAATAGAGCATCCAATACCCTTAGCACCATAAGGGCCTCGAAGGGACATCCCCCAGTCCCTAGACATCAAGAGCCTCAAAAACGGGGGACATAACGCTTCGTGATATAGCATGGATTCTTCCTACACATAATCTTAGGAATAACGGTAAACTTCCTTCTCCCGAGGGTCATCCTTGCTTATACTTAGCCATAGACTTTCTAAAGTACTTCCAGAACCTTTTTAATGCCTCTAGTATTAGGCAAGGAAACCAATGCAGGCCATTGGACTCTGGCTAGATAGTAGTGTAGAGTGAAGGGCAGACCAAGCCAAACTTAGTGGTCCGCCATGGTAGAGAAGATCAATGCCATAGAACTACATTTGAACCTTTTATTGGACTATTTAGCTCAAGATCTTGTAGATAAACATTGATTAAGTTTGCCCCAAGGGCTTACCAACTTAGTTTAAAAAGAATGTCAAAATTATAATACTCTAAAGTAGGGATCAAGCCCCTGGAGGTGTGTAGAATAAACTAACAGTAGTCTCTTGCAAGGATAAAATACTTGACTTGTAATAAAAAGGAAAGGAGATACTTATCCTTTGCAAGAATTCAGCCAACATGGAAATTTTCTTAGTGACCTTAGGTTTTTATTCCTGTAGTTTCGTATCACAAGATGTAAAATTCTTTCCCCGAGGctatttgaggtcgatgttggactccaaAGCTCCAAGTCACATGACTTGATCACTCTTGCCATATCTTGAGCTTCAACACCTTTCAATGGCCACTAAAAACATTTCCAAACATAGGAGTGACCCAAACTCCAAATCGCAATGTACTTAACTCTTTGGGCCCTTTCATGTTCTGACTTTGATACTTctactctttgttgtgaccatgaCTCCACTTGAGCTagtatcttgagccttatgacttaaacCATAAACCATATGAATTACCTCGTTGGCTTTAAATCATGTCCATATGTTGTGTTCTTCAATGTACCATGTCTCTTCTCAACTCGATTAACCTTAACCGCTTGCAagaacctcttcttctccttggctttagGCACCTCAATCCTCTTGTCCTTCTTCCTTGCTTTTAGTACCTCGAAGTCCTTCTTGCCTCCGCCCTTAGTTCAATGAACTGTCTCATGCACATTGAGACACACTTAGTCAATGTCCATCCTTTTCTTTGACTTGCTTATAAGCACCATCACAatcaccttgtgttgaacctttgaagCTTTTCACTAAGTTTCTGTTCAACACTCAACACCTTAGTTAGTCTTTTAATTATGTTCTCACCCAAAACACCAAAATCCACATGGGACCTTTCAATATCTCCTTTTTGGTGACAGATGACAACACGATTAAAGGTTATAAAAGAATAGATTTAAAGCACAATTTTGAATCATATGATATAGAATGATCTCCCTAAATATGTACTTTCTTAGAACGACCAATTCATGCGTTATGGACTATTATCTTGACTATTAAAGTGTTGGAACTCGCTAACTCGCGGTCAGCCAAGCTCAAACAGTGGGAGAATAGGAAACAATTTGATGTTGTTTAACACAGAGTATTAGAGCAACAATGTTTTTTCGGTCCCTCACAATGGTGTtgtatgggggtatttataggtaaccgaggGTCGGCCCTGCCCCATCAAAGACGATTGTACCCTCGGTTACCTACGTTATCCCTGAAATATTCTCCCTTGGGGGTTACAGCTGGTCATTACAACGTAATTAATTACAAGCACGGGCTGATCCACTAACAACCCTACCCGCGTGGCGGCCTGCAAGCTAGATCTCACAGTGTGTGCCGACTATACATGGCCTCCTATTACAATTGACGGTAGATCGCATCACGAGGTCTTCGCAGTCTAGATTCTTTGCCAATGGAATGCTCGATGGTCTTCACTCTGGCCCGTTCTGGCGAAAGGAGCGCTCGAGTCTTCGCCCGAACTCTTTGTGCACTTCGAAGCTTGATCGCTCTTTAGGCCTTCGCGCTCTCGAGTCCTTAACGCTTCGATATTGTGATTTTTCGGGCGATGGGGCGTTGAGCTTTAGCCTCAACATAAAGCTTACTATAAGTTGTGCATGCGTTATGGACTATTATCTGGTCGTTTCAGCGTGACGTTTTAGAACCATGTCGCCTCAAGAAGCGGACGACCAGACCAGTTCAAAACGTCGTAGAAGTTTTTCGTATTTTTTCCCCAAAAGCAACAGGTTTTCGGGTTGTGTGGCGCACATCCGAGGCATTGACAAGATGTGATTTTCCACGAGCTAAATGTGTCGTCTAGGAAGTCAATCTGTCCCGTTTACGCCCATACCTTTGGTAGTAACCTCACACTTTAGGTGTGTTTGAtttttagggactaatttttagtcccatattttattccattttagttctaaaattgccaaatatagaaactaaaattttattttagtttctatatttagcaatatatagactaaaatagaataaaatgatgggactaaagattagtccctagaaaccaaacaccccctttgtCTACCTACGCTGTGTGTAGAAATGGTAAAAAATATATCTCCTTTCTTGGATAATATAATAGGTGAAGATAATATAATAAGGCGGGTAATAAGTAAATGCCTAGGGATCGTACGAATTTTCCTGGTATTTTTTCCTAGCACGAAAAAAAATCGGAATCAGAAAAGTGCTGTTTGtttcacgaaatgtaacgtaaagggtaatggtaatggtttacactcgattactggcggtaacaagtttgaatagtccggtatcaatttttagtatgATATCTGGttacggttggactaaaacaaacatgatttaacgttatcacttacccattacgttacaaatatgtgaaccaaacggtacCAGTTGCCTGTAGAAAAAAAAATCGCTTGTGTAGTCGTTGCACTTGCACAGAAGGTCACGAAAAATTATCACTAAAACTTCACCAAAAGTTGTCCTTGAAAGCCGTATAAAATTTCAGGAACGCAGTATTAAATGCTGGATGGAACATTGAGTGCCCTACAAATGCAAAGACACCCCGGCCGGGACGGGGCAGGTCTATCATCAATTACCCTCGTCACTGGCCTGTGGGACCCGCGGCGACAACGCCAAGAAAGACCCCACATGGCAGGTCCGAACAGGGGCCCTTCAAACGCGCACGGCACTCTCTCTCCGTTCCTTGTGGCTCGGCTGGGGTCTTAATTGGCGTCACATGCTCCCTCCCTACACTTTCTCCCCTGTGTCCCGTTGCTAAAAGCTTAAAGAGAAAAACCAAATCGGACAGTACTGTGGCCCAGCAGCGCGCGCGGGGGGCGTACGCCGGCGGCGAGATCCTGCGGTGGCGGGGGGATGGCGGCAAGGAGGCGGGGCCCGGCGGAGTGGTGGCGCTAGCGGAGTGCAGCTGCTGGGTGGGTGTGTGAGGGGTTTCGGGGTAGTTGGGTGACAAGGACATGAAGGCGCTGCGGCGATCCAGCACCTCGTCCTCcccgtcgtcctcctcctcgccGACGGCCGCGTCCTCCCCGCCGTCCTCATCGTGGATCCACATCCGGTCGCTCCTCGTCGCCGCCGCGTCCTCGTCCTCATCCTCGTCGTCCTCCGCGCCGGCTGCGTCGGGGAGCGCGGTGGCTGTGGTGTCGGCTGCGGCCGCCGCCCCGTCTTCTTCCTCGCCGGCGTCGTCCTCGCCGCACTCGGATCGGTGGGTTTCTCCCTTCGGATGGGCGAAAGGAGGCTCCATTAGGGCTTGAAATGCCTCTCATATTCGGTTCTTGTTACATGAGCTTCATTTGGCTGCTGCTGATCTGGTTCCGATCCGTGGACCCTGACCGAGCTTGCTGTGTTGTAATCTGTGGTCTGGATGCAGCCTAGGTACTCAATTACTCAAATTAGGGTGTTCTATGTGCTCTTGGTGTAGTAATGATTTAGGTGACAGGATAGAGTAGAGGTTTACGTGGATGGATGGCTCTATGGCTCAGTGCACTTCCACGCATGTGCGAATCCACTGTCTCATCAATCGGTTGCCAAGGCCATAAACTAGTAACTTGAGTGTGTTTATCTTCAGTTTCAGTTGTGTCCTTAGTGACATGATGCTTCCCTTATGTGTTTCCGAATCTAATTAGGGTCTATGTGGCTTTACTTCTCGATCAGTGACACCTCTAGGGAGTAAGATCACGGCTTACGCAGTCTTCTGAAGCATTAGTTCGTATTGTTAGACTTGCATATTCTATTTGGTTGTTTATGTCTAACCTGTTTCAAGTAGTTCATCCAGGGACAATAAGACTGTCACAAGCAGTTGCCCAGTTATTTACAAGCAACCAGACAAAAGTGTTTCTGTGTTAAGTTCATTTGATAAACTAATCAACCTATTCTGTGAATTCTTTCTTTTTGTAACTCAGTCTATTTCTTGTACATGCTGTATTGAGTTTACTACTGTATGTTCAAATCTTGTTTAAGGTGTCATAATGAGGACTTGAACTTTAGATAGACCAATGGATGCAGTATGTGCATCACGTAACACTAAAGCATGTTACTGCACATTTATCTCTCAGTTGATATGCTGACACTATTGTTATTGGTCTATATGACTGGTTATGCCATCTGCTAAAATTATGCCCTTATGTTACAGGGGTGGTATTAAATCTCCATGGTCCCGAAGGAAAAGAAAACGAGCACTTTCTCGTGAACAGTGGGAGAGTCTGTTTTCAGCAAATGGGAAGCTTCGTGATGGTGGGAAGAAGTTTCTCAAGAAAGTTCGCAGCGGTGTAAGTACTGTGTTTATTCATTTTCCATCCGTATCATCCAGATATAGATTGAATCACGGTTGGCTATGCATTTTATGTAGTTAAAATGTTAAATACACAATCATGTCAATATCTCTTCTATTACTGACATAAATGCCCCTCTTTTTCTGTACCAGGGCATTGAGCCAAGCATTAGGAGTGAAGTTTGGCCCTTCTTACTAGGAGTGTAAGTTACTTGATATCTTTTACCCATCCTGTAAATTTATAACTGCTAGTTTTTTGTGCAAGTATAATATTATATTACACATATGCATGCCGTTATTGGCCTAGTGTCAATTCCCTCGTTTTTTCCCTTTTAAATTTGAATCTAGGTTGATTAATAACTGCTTTCTATGAATCAGTATCAGTTCAGTCTTTATGAGCCTCAATGCACTACTGGTAATGCCAAACTAGCTGTATAAGTGGTATTTACTAATTGTTTTTAACTAAGTTAAACTTGAACTCTGTATACATAAATTTCTTGGTGATAAGTACTTGTTTGTGTGGCAGGTTTTTCTTTTTAGAAACCCTTAACTGTTTAAAGCTGACAGTTAAATACTATCCTTTTGAGAAATAtaacttagggcttgttcggttaggggtggattgattgggattggaggggattaaatcccttcCTATTAAATTTTGAATAGGGATTTAATCccactcaatcccctccaatccccgtGCAACCGAACAGGTGAACAGGGCCTTAAATGTAATGCCACTAAATGTATGCTTACAGTTCTCTCACGGGATGTTTTGCTGTGTCTTATGGGTTCGTAACGACAGCTAGTGATTAGTGGTCGATGTGTGAGACTTTGGTGGTTAACACTCAAGACACAAGGGAGTTTATCTTGTTTGGGCATGGAGCTCTGTCCAGCAGAGAGTTGTTTCGTGTTAGAATGCTTGAGAGAGATTACAACAGGGGCAGGAGAAAGAGATGTTCTAAGGATCTAAGGTTTGACCATTGGGTCAATGATTTGACTGGCCGGTCTCCTTCTAAGGGCTCCCTTGGCCGTCCTTGTATCTCTGGAGGGCAAAGGGCGTACAAGAATTGGAGTTTCGCAGCTTCCTTGAACCTTTGAGCTGTCGAAGGTGTTGCTGCGCGTGGTCGTGGCCGAGAAGGTGTTAACTGCTGGTGGCAGCTTTTGCAGATGGCAGAGGCATGGTTTGTGCCCCTGCTTAGGTGTCAGGTTTCTGCTGTGTGGCAGGAACCTATCGGAGGGGAGGGGATGAGGCCTCCTGATGGATGTAGCTCCTCGAGCCCCTGGCCAGACAGGGGGTTAATTATGTCATGATGCTGCTAAGGGATTTACATAACCCCAGTGTTAGATATTCATCACTGTGCATGTGCACATGCAGCTGGTATTCGTATGTATGGCTTTGCCTACAGTGGTTGCTGCTGCATCTGTTATTCTTATCTCTGTCACTGGAAAGTTAGGAATTTTGCAGGTTTATTAGGAAGATGGACTATTTAGTATTAACTACTAAAACAGAGTATAGGGGCATTCAGTTGTATTTGTTTTTGGGAGAATCCCAAATTGCACCTTCAGAATTTTCTTGTTTTTTCAATTTACCGCCTGCGGTATGAAACCACATACTTTAGGACCCTCAATTATCAAAACCGTCTACTTTAAACCCTATCCCTGAAACCCCAGCGGTGTTTGGTGATATGGTGATGGTTTTAACATGCAAGTACTCTGTCAGCTGTTCGTTCAGCagtaaaataataaaaaaagaaaCTATGTAAACATGGCGCTGTAGCATTACCTTTGTAAAGGCCACTTCCAAGTTAATGAAAACCTTGGTGGACTCTGGGCTACAGAAGTATAGTTGAAAGTAAACAGTTTTGGTGTTTGAGGTTTTGTAAAATGTTGGGTTGTGTAGTGCATGGTTTAAATGAGAAGAATTTAAATGTCAGGTGTGTAAtgtggacccccccccccccccctcttattaATTGATATCGGAATTCAGACAAGCAATTAGTGTACTCTGGTTGCCTTATCTAGCATGAGTAATATATCTTGTAGGAATGTGACTTTTCAAGGTAGCCCTGATTTATGGCTGCTGCTGAAGGCTCTAACTTAAACGCATATACATTTAGTATTGTCAGCACAGTATGGTGTCAAGCCTGTTCATATTTGCCCATTTACCTGAAAGTAAAGTTTTGTTTACGTGCTTGCTAATTACTATGTTATGGTTGGCATACTTCTGTTCATGGAGATTGACCTTTCGTGTTTTATCTGCAGCTATGATTTGAATAGCTCTGAAGAGGAAAGGAACTCTGTTAAGATAAAGAAAAGGTAACATATTCACCATTTAGGCTTTTCTTTGGTGATAATTGGCACATGTTTATAAATCTGTTTGGGTATCTGGTTTATGCTGCAAGTGTTCATTTGGCTCGATGTACCATGTCCGTATTTCCATGAAGCAAGAGTGTGAGACTAAGAAATATCATGGAGCACTTGAGCAGAATCCATTGACTTTATCTGTTTAGTAATTTCAGAAGAGGTTAATATTGTAAGTTTGAAAGGAAAGTAAATGGAACTAGGCCATCCTATTGACAttcatgtactgtttgtttctttatttttttaaTGATCTGTCTGCATTTTTTTAATTGGTATGAATTTGGTACAGGAAAGAGTATGAAAAGCTGAGGAGGCAGTGCCAACAAATTCTGAATGGCTACAAGGGAAATTCGTTGAAGGCAATAACTGAAGTTAATAATGAGGTGTGTTCTAGTTTAGAAGGTACTGCTGATGGATCAGAATCACCTTGTTTTGAAGATGCCAATGCTATACGTGCTCCTGTTTCACTCGAGGAGCTGAAGCCTGAACAGAATGAAGTTGACCAACCAGAGAACATTCCCTGTGCTGTTGTTGAATGTATTGAAGAAGATGCAGATGAGTTAGCTTATGCATATCCATGCATAGCAGAGTCAGAATCATCTGATTCTGAATCATCcgatgaggatgaccctggaaggATGTCCGTGTCTGGCGAGGAGAACTGTGATCCAGATCCTAAATTTATCAGGAGCACTTCATTCAAGGCAGATCTTTTTAGGTCTAGCAGAACCCCAGAGGACTTCGCCACATGGCAACGCATTATAAGGTTGGATGCCATCCGATCAAACAGTGAATGGATTATGTTCTCCGGCAACCAGGCTGAAGTTCCCAAGGAGAGAGCATTGCAGTCTGCAGCATCTGTTGGGTTGAAAGATTATGATCACTTAGAGCCCAGTATGATTTATCACGCGGCTCGATTAGTTGGGTTGCTTGAAGCATATGCGGTGTATGATCCAGAGATTGGCTACTGCCAAGGTATGAGTGATCTGTTGTCACCTATCATTGCGGTAATGGAGGAGGACGATGAGGCATTTTGGTGTTTTGTGGGTTTCATGAGGAAAGCAAGGCACAACTTCAGGCTCGATGAGGTCGGAATAAGAAGGCAGTTGAAGATCGTCTCTCAGATTATCAAGCGCAAAGATTCACACCTGTATAGGCATCTGCAGAAGTTGCAGGCTGAGGACTGTTTCTTTGTGTACAGAATGGTGGTAGTTCTCTTCAGGAGAGAGCTCACTTTTGAGCAGACTGTGTGCTTGTGGGAGGTTATGTGGGCTGACCAGGCAGCTATACGAGCCGGGATCGGGAGGTCCACCTGGGGAAGGATAAGACTGCGTGCTCCCCCAACTGACGACTTGCTACTCTATGCCATCGCCGCTTGTGTCCTGCAGAGGAGGAAGCTAATAATTGAGAAGTATAGCAGCATGGACGAGATACTGCGAGAGTGCAACAGCATGGCTGGGCAGCTCGACGTCTGGAGGCTGCTAGATGATGCACATGACCTGGTTGTTAACCTTCACGATAAAATCTGATCTGGTGGTGAGTGCTGCTCTTTGCTCTAACGGCGGAGCAGGTGTAAGCCTCAACAGAAGGAAAAATATTGTGGTTCCTTTACCACCTACTGAAAGTATTCTATTATCTGCTATTCATTCCCAGCACGGAACCAACTTCTAGGTATAGAGAATGTTGTTAACTTAGAGTGAGGACTCGAGTGTCCTCGCAAAGAAAATGCTGAAAGATTGTTTGGTGTTAGTGAGGCACTGTAAACTGTTCGTTGTTTAACTTGTTATAGGCAAAAACAGAGTTTCCTGGGATGGCACTCCATCAATTTTATGCATACGCGCTCAAGTTAACTAGTTTGAAATGTGCAAGGCAGTATGGTTTCTCAACGCAAGATTTGTTTCTCGTGCGTTTGACTGGTGTTAAATTGTCACCACCAGATCCTGCCGCCAATTTAAATGTGCCATTACTAGGGAAACATTGCTAAAATTCCGGCACCAAACTGGACAAGGGCTGAATTTGATTTTTACTTCATCCATTTCAAATTGTAAGTCGTTTCTGCTATACTTACATTCTAAATTGTAAGCCTGCCTTTATGTATCTAAAATATAGTTTATATCTAGGTGcataaaaacaaaaacaaaaacaaaatgtAACTAGAAAAGCTAGAACAACTCACACATAATTTCGGATTTATAATTTGAAACTAAGACAGTAGTTTTTTAAATGAGATGGCTTGTATTAATTAAGACGTGTGTTTACGATCAAAATATAAAGCTGTCAACACGCAAGCTGAAACACCTTCACAAACAGAACCCGAGGAAAACTCTCACTTCCCACACTGCCCCAACTTTACGTCTGTTTGAATCTCTCAAAAATAATTGATATTttagatatgaatttaaataaatgTCTGTCTAAATTTTATAGGTAAAGTGTCAAATATCTTGAAACAGAGACAGTACGTGCCTAGATACATTCTGTCCCTACTCCCTAGCTGAAGATCAGAGAGCCTAGATGCATTTTCCTAGCCTACCAGTAACACCAAAAGGGCTTCTGTTTGATCTGCTTTTTTGGGTACCAACTTGCGCGATGTTGACAAGGCGAGCAACACATCAAATCTGATGGTACGATGAAGGGAAATTCTGATGTGACCTTGCCTGGCACGGCTCGGCATGGCAGTATGGTGGCGCCATCCGTAGGACCGTAGCCCATTGCCATAGGGTATTGTAGGTTCTATTGTCGGGTTCTCGTTTCTCACGCTGGGAATGTTGGCCAACCTGACTATGGCACGATGAACAGTAGATCGTAATTATGGCCATGCAAAATACTACCGTCTATCGAGTAGAGTTTGTTTATAGAGTGGAATTTGAAATAAGAGATTAGAGTAAGCGGTTGAAAATAGTCATGGTCCTTCAAGATAGCAAGACAACATATCTTGTTGTCGGCTGTCAAAAGTAATAATGTGTCGGTCCATAGACCTGTTTGTATCTAAGAGCTAAAGTAAATTGGCTAAAGTTTAGCTCTTTTTAAAGCTAAAAGTGACAATAGGGTGTTTGGTTGCTTTAGTCACCCTACTAAATTTTAGTAACTAAACTTTGGTCCATAGAATTTAAACATATTGTTTGATAGTTTAGGAACTAAAGTTTACGAAGAAACAGATTGATTTGCAAGTTCAAATTTTAAAAAAACAAATTTTAAATGCCGATGAGAAACCGTGTTTCTCGACCGAGAAACCAGTCTTCAAATTATTTGACTGCTGGTTCGTATATCAAATTTAAATAAAACAGTTTCTCGGCGAGAAAACGTCGTTTTTACTGGTTTTCGTAGTTTTTTATCGGTTTTCCCTATTTTTGACCGGCTTCATTTTAATATGTTTTTCTATTTTTGAATTCTGAATGAATTTTTAAAAATTGTTAAAAAAACTGTTACCGGTCCAGTCTGGTAACGGAAAACTGGATCGGTTTTCGTTGTTTTTGAATCCCTAGGCACGGTACGTTTCTTTCTTTTCTCCATTTTTTATTTcggtttcttttttcttttcaatCATTCTAattcttttatttttctttatatttttattttatttcattatttttacatttctttcttctttttaaaTTCTCTCTCTTTCCTTTTTATGTTCTCGTAATTTAGTATTTTCATTTCCACATATTTTTATTTTCTTTGATTAATTGTTTTTAAATCATGTTTTACTCTATTTTACTTTTGTATCTGTTTTATGACGTACAATTGATATCCTCTTAGTATACAAGTCGTAACTACTACTTATTCTAGTCCCACAATATAAGGCTTGCTTTCCATACATAAAATTGATGTAGTAGTACTAGGGTTGACAGATTAAATAAAATATATTTTTTGGTCTTTGAATTAGAGATAGTTACGCCTTATATACTAAGATAGAGAGAGAATTCACGTATTAAACTCACAATACAAAGTGTGTGTTCGCTGTCCCGTCTGTCGCCTACCTGGGCCACGTAATCTCGGCAGCGGGCGTGGCCATGGACCCGGTCAAGGTGCAGGCCATCATCGACTGGCCAGCTCCACGTTCGGTACGAGATGTGCGTGGCTTCCTCGGATTGGCGGGCTACTACCGCAAATTCGTGCACAACTACGGAACGGTGGCGGCCCCGCTGACCGCGCTCCTCAAGAAGGATGGCTTCGCCTGGGACGACGGGGTGGCTGCGGCATTCATGGACCTCAAGGCTGCGGTCACCTCTACTCCGGTGTTGGCCATGCCGGACTTCGCGAAGATATTCATCGTCGAGTGTGACGCATCGTCACATGGGTTTGGTGTCGTGCTGGTACAGGAGGGCCATCCGGTGGCATTCTTCAGCAGACCCATCGCTCCTCGACATCGCGCTCTCGCGGCCTACGAGCGCGAGCTCATCGGCCTCGTCCAGGTAGTGCGACACTGGCGGGCGTATCTCTAGGGTCGGCAGTTCGTCGTCAAGACCGATCACTATAGCTTGAAATACTTGCTCGACCAGCGCTTGGCCACGATCCCACAACATCATTGGGTCGACAAGCTGTTGGGCTTCGACTTCTCTGTTGAGTACAGGTCGGGCGCGACGAACGTCGTGGCAGACGCGCTCTCTCGCCGCGACACCGAGGAGGGCGAGCTGTTGGCTGTCTCGGCGCCCCGTTTCGACTTCATCAGCCGCCTCTCGCCACGCCTAGGCCATGGATCCCGCCTTGGTGGCTGTCCACGACGAGGTACGCGCCGGCACACGCACTGCCCCGTGGGCCGTGACGGACGGCATGGTCACCTTCCACGGGCGCCTCTACATCCCCGCCGCCTCTCCACTACTGTCGGAGATCGTTGCCGCTGTCCACGTGGACGGTCACGAGGGCGTTCACCGCACACTCCACCGACTACGCCGCGACTTTCACTTCCCCAACATGAGGCGCCTGGTGCAGGACTTTGTGCGGGAGTGCGCAACTTGCCAGCAGTACAAGTCGGAGCACCTTCATCCCGCCGGCCTCCTGCAACCCCTCCCGATCCCCTCCGTCGTTTGGGGAGACATTGGCCTCGACTTCGTGGAGGCGCTGCCCCGCGTGCACGACAAGACGGTGATCCCGTCCGTCGTCgaccgcttcagcaagtactGCCAGTTCATCCCTCTATGTAACACccgactttaaggaacaaagccaagtgcatctcatacatgcgccaagaagacaacatatataataacagagtgtatagagataaatgtcaataacatcagagtatttaatacatagcggaagacttattacaaaataaaaataaatataaaacgaactaaggatcgtcggcgccaatgtcaactgagaaacgccacctagatcagatcaaactcctcgccttgtggctcctcctgaaccacctgttcttctcctgtggggggggggtgtgagacagcaagggtgagctcacacatgatcatcgctcaacaagttgtggggaataatgtgacatgaactcaccaaaggtgggagctcatggagtgtaaggcttatcaaagagaatggttaaagctgagcattgcttttaatgttggtcaaacttttattagcaattactagatgtaagtaaataccaaaaccttaataaataatagaacaaaattaataataaacccatgcatatgcaaatgacaaaattgaatttaagttccataatttaaacatcagagagtcctgagctgctcatgaccgtgagctcggctagt
This portion of the Zea mays cultivar B73 chromosome 2, Zm-B73-REFERENCE-NAM-5.0, whole genome shotgun sequence genome encodes:
- the LOC100216563 gene encoding uncharacterized protein LOC100216563 isoform 2 (isoform 2 is encoded by transcript variant 2), with protein sequence MKALRRSSTSSSPSSSSSPTAASSPPSSSWIHIRSLLVAAASSSSSSSSSAPAASGSAVAVVSAAAAAPSSSSPASSSPHSDRGGIKSPWSRRKRKRALSREQWESLFSANGKLRDGGKKFLKKVRSGGIEPSIRSEVWPFLLGVYDLNSSEEERNSVKIKKRKEYEKLRRQCQQILNGYKGNSLKAITEVNNEVCSSLEGTADGSESPCFEDANAIRAPVSLEELKPEQNEVDQPENIPCAVVECIEEDADELAYAYPCIAESESSDSESSDEDDPGRMSVSGEENCDPDPKFIRSTSFKADLFRSSRTPEDFATWQRIIRLDAIRSNSEWIMFSGNQAEVPKERALQSAASVGLKDYDHLEPSMIYHAARLVGLLEAYAVYDPEIGYCQGMSDLLSPIIAVMEEDDEAFWCFVGFMRKARHNFRLDEVGIRRQLKIVSQIIKRKDSHLYRHLQKLQAEDCFFVYRMVVVLFRRELTFEQTVCLWEVMWADQAAIRAGIGRSTWGRIRLRAPPTDDLLLYAIAACVLQRRKLIIEKYSSMDEILRECNSMAGQLDVWRLLDDAHDLVVNLHDKI
- the LOC100216563 gene encoding uncharacterized protein LOC100216563 isoform 1 (isoform 1 is encoded by transcript variant 1), yielding MQPRGGIKSPWSRRKRKRALSREQWESLFSANGKLRDGGKKFLKKVRSGGIEPSIRSEVWPFLLGVYDLNSSEEERNSVKIKKRKEYEKLRRQCQQILNGYKGNSLKAITEVNNEVCSSLEGTADGSESPCFEDANAIRAPVSLEELKPEQNEVDQPENIPCAVVECIEEDADELAYAYPCIAESESSDSESSDEDDPGRMSVSGEENCDPDPKFIRSTSFKADLFRSSRTPEDFATWQRIIRLDAIRSNSEWIMFSGNQAEVPKERALQSAASVGLKDYDHLEPSMIYHAARLVGLLEAYAVYDPEIGYCQGMSDLLSPIIAVMEEDDEAFWCFVGFMRKARHNFRLDEVGIRRQLKIVSQIIKRKDSHLYRHLQKLQAEDCFFVYRMVVVLFRRELTFEQTVCLWEVMWADQAAIRAGIGRSTWGRIRLRAPPTDDLLLYAIAACVLQRRKLIIEKYSSMDEILRECNSMAGQLDVWRLLDDAHDLVVNLHDKI